One region of Permianibacter fluminis genomic DNA includes:
- the fliG gene encoding flagellar motor switch protein FliG, giving the protein MPENPVAEKKPTEGEKKELSVDRFNNTEQAAILLLSLGEDHAAQVLKHMGPKEVQRIGLAMAAVKHVERNDVDHVVNKFLIEVEKQTGIGIGTEEYIRNTLRAALGSDKADALCDRILAGANTKGLDTLKWMDARAVADLIRYEHPQIQTIVLAYLDPDQSAEVLSQFPDKVRLDLTMRIASLESVQPAALTELNNIMERQLSGQTGSKSAALGGTKRTADIINFLDGSVQSALIDQIKQVDEDLSQKIQDLMFVFENLVEVDDRGIQTLLREVSTEVLITALKGSDETVREKIFKNMSKRAAELMREDLSSMGPVKLSDVEKAQKEILTVARRMADAGEIVLGGSGEQMV; this is encoded by the coding sequence ATGCCTGAGAATCCGGTAGCAGAAAAAAAGCCGACTGAAGGCGAAAAGAAAGAGCTCTCGGTCGATCGCTTCAACAACACCGAGCAGGCGGCGATTCTGCTGCTGAGCCTCGGCGAGGATCATGCTGCCCAGGTGCTCAAGCACATGGGGCCGAAAGAGGTGCAGCGCATTGGTCTGGCGATGGCGGCGGTCAAGCATGTCGAACGCAATGACGTCGATCATGTCGTCAACAAGTTTCTGATCGAGGTGGAAAAGCAGACCGGTATCGGTATCGGCACCGAGGAATACATCCGCAACACCTTGCGCGCAGCGCTCGGATCGGACAAGGCTGACGCGCTGTGTGATCGCATTCTGGCGGGTGCCAATACCAAAGGACTGGATACGCTGAAGTGGATGGATGCCCGGGCGGTGGCTGATTTGATTCGCTACGAACATCCGCAGATTCAAACCATTGTGTTGGCCTATCTGGATCCGGATCAATCGGCCGAGGTGCTGTCGCAATTCCCGGACAAGGTCCGGCTCGATCTGACCATGCGGATTGCCTCGCTGGAATCGGTGCAGCCGGCAGCACTGACCGAGCTGAACAACATCATGGAGCGTCAGCTCTCCGGGCAGACCGGTTCCAAGTCGGCGGCGCTGGGTGGCACCAAGCGTACCGCCGATATCATCAACTTCCTCGATGGTTCGGTGCAGAGCGCCTTGATTGACCAAATCAAGCAAGTCGATGAGGACTTGTCGCAGAAGATTCAGGATCTGATGTTCGTGTTCGAGAATCTGGTCGAGGTCGATGATCGCGGCATTCAGACGCTGCTGCGTGAGGTCTCGACCGAAGTGCTGATTACCGCGCTGAAAGGTTCCGACGAAACGGTGCGTGAGAAGATCTTCAAGAACATGTCGAAACGCGCGGCTGAGTTGATGCGCGAAGATCTGTCATCAATGGGCCCGGTCAAGCTGAGCGATGTCGAGAAAGCGCAGAAAGAGATTCTGACCGTGGCACGCCGGATGGCGGATGCCGGCGAAATTGTGCTCGGCGGCAGCGGCGAGCAGATGGTGTAA
- the fliJ gene encoding flagellar export protein FliJ, with protein sequence MNRSERLQPVAKLADKQERSAAQALGEARQAQVSEETRLQELIVYRQEYISDFQRRGRAGLNGIELQQFQQFLNQLDKAIEQQQQRIRSALTQVEQRVGQWQQRATKAKAINNVVGNLQQSENRQTDKREQAVQDDRSAQRAHLNRPKRQ encoded by the coding sequence ATGAACCGTTCCGAGCGTTTGCAACCGGTGGCCAAACTGGCCGACAAGCAGGAGCGCTCCGCTGCCCAGGCACTGGGCGAGGCACGACAGGCTCAGGTCAGCGAAGAGACCCGGCTGCAGGAATTGATCGTCTATCGGCAGGAGTACATCAGCGATTTCCAGCGTCGCGGCCGCGCCGGTTTGAATGGCATCGAGTTGCAGCAATTCCAGCAGTTCCTGAACCAGCTGGACAAGGCCATTGAACAGCAGCAGCAACGCATCCGTTCGGCGCTGACCCAGGTCGAGCAGCGGGTTGGCCAGTGGCAGCAGCGTGCGACCAAGGCCAAGGCCATCAACAACGTGGTCGGCAATCTGCAGCAGTCGGAGAACCGGCAAACCGACAAGCGTGAACAGGCCGTCCAGGACGACCGCTCGGCCCAGCGCGCCCATCTCAATCGGCCCAAACGCCAGTGA
- the fliF gene encoding flagellar basal-body MS-ring/collar protein FliF, with translation MAEAAQDTALIAAPAGGFASSGVLANLSNMTMLRQIGILIGLAGSVALGLLVVLWLRDPLMRPLGPVDRENALAIVSMLEQQKVPYRLESDGSISVAQDDYSRVQMQLAAQGMELGGAEADKMLARDSGFSVSQRLEQARLLRTQEIRIARTIEQFAGVRAAEVHLALPKEAVFLRDNEKPTASVLLNLYSARSLDAEQIRAIVDLVAGSVPNLDANRVTITDQFGRLHHSGSMTEDEIQASKEFAESQKRGEELRRKVERILEPILGAGNYTVELHVDMDFSAQEATQKVYNADLPALRSERTLNEQNATGGAQGVPGALSNQPPTPATAPEVAGANSTAATAANGSTGSKREEAERNYDHDTTISHTRSQIGVVRRVTASVGLDFVELPATDPAQPPQRQPRPAAEVANITRLVQSAIGYDAQRGDIVELQSFPFVRVAVPEVPQSIPFWEQPWFQLMFKPLLGLIIAVVFVLGVLRPVLGKLSGRSDEEVRQATLAAAGLGPDGMRDDTLSLSGGSGGALSLPPPVTTELDSVARAKAVVQSDPTIVAQVVKTWMEKDA, from the coding sequence ATGGCTGAGGCCGCGCAAGATACCGCATTGATTGCCGCACCCGCAGGTGGCTTTGCCAGCAGTGGCGTATTGGCCAATCTGAGCAACATGACCATGCTTCGGCAGATCGGCATTCTGATTGGACTGGCCGGCAGTGTCGCGTTGGGGCTGTTGGTGGTGCTGTGGTTGCGTGATCCGCTGATGCGGCCGCTCGGTCCGGTGGACCGGGAAAATGCCCTGGCAATCGTCAGCATGCTGGAACAACAAAAGGTGCCTTACCGTCTGGAATCGGACGGCAGTATCAGCGTGGCTCAGGATGATTATTCGCGGGTGCAGATGCAGCTGGCGGCGCAGGGCATGGAACTCGGTGGCGCTGAGGCTGACAAAATGTTGGCACGCGACAGTGGTTTCTCGGTCAGTCAGCGTCTGGAACAGGCCCGGCTGCTGCGCACGCAGGAAATTCGCATTGCCCGCACCATCGAGCAGTTTGCCGGGGTTCGCGCGGCTGAAGTGCATCTGGCGTTGCCGAAAGAGGCCGTGTTTCTGCGTGACAACGAAAAACCGACTGCATCGGTGTTGCTGAATCTGTATTCGGCGCGCTCGCTGGACGCCGAGCAGATTCGGGCGATTGTCGATCTGGTTGCCGGCAGCGTGCCAAACCTGGACGCCAATCGGGTGACGATCACCGATCAGTTTGGCCGCTTGCATCACTCCGGCAGCATGACCGAGGACGAGATTCAGGCGAGCAAGGAGTTCGCCGAAAGTCAGAAACGCGGCGAAGAGCTGCGGCGCAAAGTCGAACGCATACTGGAGCCCATTCTTGGCGCTGGCAACTACACGGTCGAGTTGCATGTCGACATGGATTTCAGTGCTCAGGAAGCGACGCAAAAAGTTTACAACGCCGATTTGCCGGCGCTGCGCTCCGAACGGACCTTGAACGAGCAGAATGCCACCGGTGGCGCGCAGGGCGTGCCCGGTGCGCTCAGCAATCAACCGCCAACACCGGCCACCGCGCCGGAAGTTGCCGGCGCGAACAGTACGGCAGCAACTGCCGCCAACGGGAGCACGGGCAGCAAGCGGGAAGAGGCGGAGCGCAATTACGATCACGACACCACGATCAGTCACACCCGGTCGCAAATCGGTGTGGTCCGGCGGGTAACGGCATCGGTTGGGCTCGACTTTGTCGAGTTGCCGGCCACCGATCCGGCACAGCCGCCCCAGCGGCAACCGCGCCCGGCTGCCGAAGTCGCGAACATAACGCGACTGGTCCAGAGTGCAATTGGTTATGACGCCCAGCGTGGCGACATAGTAGAACTGCAGAGTTTCCCGTTTGTTCGGGTCGCTGTGCCGGAAGTGCCGCAATCGATACCGTTCTGGGAACAGCCCTGGTTCCAGCTGATGTTCAAGCCGCTGCTCGGGCTGATCATTGCCGTGGTATTCGTTCTGGGCGTGTTGCGGCCGGTGCTTGGCAAGTTGTCTGGAAGGTCGGATGAAGAAGTGCGGCAGGCGACGCTGGCTGCAGCGGGCCTTGGCCCGGATGGCATGCGTGACGACACCTTGTCGCTCTCTGGCGGCAGTGGCGGCGCCTTGAGCTTGCCGCCGCCGGTAACGACCGAACTGGATTCGGTTGCCCGGGCAAAAGCGGTGGTGCAATCCGACCCGACGATCGTGGCGCAAGTCGTCAAGACCTGGATGGAAAAAGATGCCTGA
- a CDS encoding STAS domain-containing protein, which translates to MTISTTKSADGTELTIRIAGRFDFSSHQAFREAYENLPVKPKSYVIDMHEATYLDSSALGMLLLLRDYAGGDSARISIQHCNNDVKKILTISNFEQLFKIS; encoded by the coding sequence ATGACGATCAGCACCACCAAGAGCGCCGACGGCACCGAACTGACCATCCGCATTGCCGGACGGTTCGACTTCAGTTCCCATCAGGCTTTCCGCGAAGCCTATGAAAACCTGCCGGTCAAACCCAAGAGCTATGTCATTGACATGCACGAGGCGACCTATCTGGACAGCTCGGCACTTGGCATGTTGCTGTTGCTGCGCGATTACGCCGGCGGCGACAGTGCCCGGATCAGTATTCAGCATTGCAATAACGATGTGAAGAAGATCCTGACCATCTCCAATTTCGAACAGCTGTTCAAAATCTCCTGA
- the fliI gene encoding flagellar protein export ATPase FliI, which translates to MSAAQKERLPFHQRLEPYQARVASAPGLQVEGKLVRMVGLTLEAVGCRLPVGGRCLIRGNDGRLHRAEVVGFSGDSLYLMPTADLHGLGPGATVLPTSGAAEILVGGNLLGRVLDGEGQPIDGKGPLSGSHRSLAAKPINPLARHPISEPLDVGVRAINALLTVGRGQRMGLFAGSGVGKSVLLGMMTRFTEADVIVVGLIGERGREVKEFIEHILGEEGMKRAVVVAVPADLPPLLRLQGAQVATTIAESFRDEGKQVLLLMDSLTRFCQAQREIALAVGEPPATKGYPPSVFAKLPMLVERAGNAEKGAGSITAFYTVLTEGDDQQDPIADAARAILDGHIVLSRRLAEAGHYPAIDIEASISRAMAQIAANAHQQAAVLVKQIYATYQQNRDLITVGAYQSGADNAIDEAIGLMPVINQFLRQGMNEKVSLKDSLLGLESILAAEATMLPANRRR; encoded by the coding sequence ATGAGCGCGGCGCAGAAAGAGCGACTCCCGTTCCACCAACGGCTTGAACCGTATCAGGCTCGTGTGGCCAGCGCCCCCGGTTTGCAGGTTGAGGGCAAACTGGTGCGCATGGTTGGCTTGACGCTGGAAGCGGTCGGTTGCCGTTTGCCAGTCGGCGGCCGCTGTTTGATTCGCGGCAATGACGGACGCTTGCATCGCGCGGAAGTAGTGGGCTTTTCCGGCGACAGTTTGTACCTGATGCCGACTGCCGACTTACATGGACTCGGCCCCGGCGCCACCGTGTTGCCAACCTCCGGTGCGGCAGAAATTCTGGTCGGTGGCAATTTGCTTGGCCGGGTGCTTGATGGCGAAGGCCAGCCGATTGACGGCAAAGGGCCACTCAGTGGCAGTCACCGGTCGCTTGCGGCAAAACCGATCAATCCCTTGGCGCGGCATCCCATCAGTGAACCGCTTGACGTCGGTGTTCGTGCCATTAATGCCTTGCTGACGGTCGGACGTGGTCAGCGCATGGGCCTGTTCGCAGGTTCTGGTGTCGGCAAGAGCGTGTTGCTCGGCATGATGACGCGATTCACCGAAGCGGATGTGATCGTCGTGGGTTTGATCGGCGAGCGTGGCCGCGAAGTCAAAGAATTCATTGAACACATTCTCGGTGAGGAAGGCATGAAACGCGCGGTGGTGGTGGCCGTGCCGGCCGACTTGCCACCGCTGCTGCGTTTGCAAGGCGCTCAGGTGGCCACCACGATTGCCGAATCGTTTCGCGATGAAGGCAAGCAAGTGCTGCTGCTGATGGATTCGCTGACCCGGTTCTGTCAGGCCCAGCGCGAAATCGCGCTGGCGGTTGGTGAGCCGCCGGCAACCAAGGGCTATCCACCGTCGGTGTTTGCCAAGTTGCCGATGCTGGTCGAGCGCGCCGGCAATGCCGAAAAAGGTGCCGGCTCGATCACCGCGTTCTACACCGTGTTGACCGAAGGCGATGATCAGCAGGACCCGATTGCCGATGCCGCCCGAGCCATTCTTGACGGCCACATCGTGCTGTCGCGACGCCTGGCCGAGGCTGGCCATTATCCGGCGATTGATATCGAAGCCTCGATCAGTCGGGCGATGGCGCAAATTGCCGCCAACGCGCACCAGCAGGCGGCGGTGCTGGTCAAACAGATTTATGCCACGTATCAGCAGAATCGCGATCTGATAACGGTAGGGGCGTACCAGAGTGGTGCCGATAACGCCATCGACGAAGCCATTGGTTTGATGCCGGTCATCAACCAGTTTTTGCGGCAGGGTATGAATGAAAAAGTCTCACTGAAAGACAGCTTGCTCGGATTGGAAAGTATTTTGGCGGCAGAAGCGACTATGCTTCCTGCTAATCGCCGCCGCTGA
- a CDS encoding flagellar assembly protein FliH: MIGKDPSPVQPWQLPDMKETAVNASQRPPPRQPGEPRGNTALVTAEMLQQLREQARHEGYEEGLKNGHRDGLAQGLAEGRSKVDAEILQLRTRVDAMLEALARPLQMVDDQAEQALAQLAMSVARQLIRRELRSSPGQIVAVVREAVQLLPMSRQTIRVFLHPEDAALVREVFALDARGEHTWQVLDDPGQSRGGCRVLTDDSTIDASLESRIAAIVTHVLGGERSEDERGAERATPVPPTA, from the coding sequence ATGATCGGCAAAGACCCCTCACCGGTACAGCCCTGGCAGCTGCCGGACATGAAGGAAACCGCGGTGAACGCCTCGCAGCGGCCGCCGCCGCGGCAGCCGGGCGAGCCACGCGGCAATACCGCCTTGGTGACGGCCGAGATGTTGCAGCAACTGCGCGAGCAGGCCCGGCACGAAGGTTATGAAGAGGGTTTGAAGAACGGCCATCGCGATGGTCTGGCCCAAGGCTTGGCTGAAGGTCGCAGCAAGGTTGATGCGGAAATACTGCAATTGCGCACTCGCGTCGACGCCATGCTGGAAGCCTTGGCGCGGCCGCTGCAAATGGTTGATGACCAAGCCGAGCAGGCATTGGCACAGTTGGCGATGTCGGTGGCGCGTCAATTAATACGACGCGAATTGCGCAGTTCACCGGGGCAGATTGTCGCGGTGGTGCGGGAGGCCGTGCAGCTGCTGCCGATGTCGCGGCAAACGATACGGGTTTTTCTGCATCCGGAAGACGCGGCGCTGGTGCGGGAAGTGTTTGCACTGGACGCGCGCGGTGAACATACCTGGCAGGTACTGGATGATCCCGGCCAAAGTCGGGGCGGTTGCCGTGTGCTGACAGATGATTCCACCATCGATGCCAGTCTGGAGTCGCGCATCGCTGCGATCGTGACGCATGTGCTGGGTGGTGAACGGAGTGAAGATGAGCGCGGCGCAGAAAGAGCGACTCCCGTTCCACCAACGGCTTGA
- a CDS encoding sigma-54-dependent transcriptional regulator, whose translation MTDISVLVVEDDGALREAVVETLSSAGFSVSSASSAEQAQQLLTEQLPDLVLSDWNLEKMSGHDLLRHVRRVHNNLPVVLMTAYGNVGNAVKAMQDGATDYLQKPFSPEILIDTVRQYARAQAASTGPIAADPRSVELLTLARRVAESEATVLLTGPSGVGKEVLARYVHDHSARRDGPFIAINCAAIPENMLEATLFGYEKGAFTGAHQATPGKFEQAQGGTLLLDEISEMDLNLQAKLLRVLQEREVERLGGRKPISLNVRVIATSNRNMLDEVKAHRFREDLYFRLNVFPLRCLALMERPGDIVPIAEHLIARHCRSSQRLPPRLSVEAMSALTAHSWPGNVRELDNAVQRALILQSGRELGAADFQLQFSPASEAAGISPEPAAENRLSDAVRRIEFERILQTLRDTEDTRESIAKQLGISPRTLRYKLARMREMGYAVPSM comes from the coding sequence GTGACTGACATTTCCGTACTGGTCGTTGAAGACGACGGTGCCTTGCGCGAAGCGGTGGTCGAAACGCTGTCTTCTGCCGGCTTTTCCGTCAGCAGCGCCAGCAGTGCCGAGCAGGCGCAACAATTGTTGACCGAGCAACTGCCGGACCTGGTGTTGTCGGATTGGAATCTGGAAAAAATGTCGGGTCATGATTTGCTTCGTCATGTCCGTCGCGTACATAACAACCTTCCGGTCGTGCTGATGACGGCTTATGGCAATGTCGGCAATGCCGTCAAAGCCATGCAGGACGGCGCTACCGACTATTTACAGAAGCCGTTTTCCCCCGAAATCCTGATTGACACGGTCCGTCAATATGCGCGCGCGCAGGCGGCCAGCACCGGACCGATTGCCGCCGATCCGCGCAGTGTCGAATTGCTGACGCTGGCTCGCCGCGTTGCGGAATCGGAAGCCACGGTCCTGCTGACCGGCCCGAGTGGCGTCGGCAAGGAAGTGCTGGCCCGTTATGTTCATGATCATTCTGCTCGACGCGACGGCCCGTTCATCGCCATCAATTGCGCCGCGATCCCGGAGAACATGCTGGAAGCCACCTTGTTTGGCTATGAGAAAGGCGCTTTTACCGGCGCCCATCAGGCGACACCAGGCAAATTTGAACAGGCGCAGGGCGGCACGCTGTTGCTCGATGAGATCTCCGAAATGGATCTGAACCTGCAGGCGAAGTTGTTGCGGGTGCTGCAAGAGCGCGAAGTCGAGCGCCTCGGCGGTCGCAAACCGATTTCGCTCAATGTTCGGGTCATCGCTACCTCCAATCGCAACATGCTGGATGAAGTGAAAGCGCACCGCTTCCGCGAGGATCTGTATTTCCGGCTGAACGTGTTCCCGCTCCGCTGCCTGGCGCTGATGGAGCGGCCCGGCGACATCGTGCCGATTGCCGAACACCTGATCGCCCGGCACTGCCGCAGCAGTCAGCGGCTGCCGCCACGACTCAGCGTTGAAGCCATGTCGGCACTGACCGCACACAGCTGGCCGGGCAATGTCCGGGAACTTGACAACGCCGTGCAGCGGGCGCTGATTCTGCAGAGTGGGCGTGAACTCGGTGCCGCCGATTTTCAGTTGCAGTTTTCGCCTGCCAGCGAGGCCGCCGGCATCAGTCCGGAACCGGCGGCGGAAAACCGGCTGAGCGACGCGGTCCGCCGTATTGAGTTCGAACGCATTCTGCAAACCCTGCGCGACACCGAAGACACCCGGGAAAGCATTGCCAAGCAATTGGGGATTAGTCCGCGCACGTTGCGTTACAAGTTGGCGCGGATGCGCGAGATGGGTTACGCCGTGCCGAGCATGTGA
- a CDS encoding sigma-54 dependent transcriptional regulator: MWRELQLLVLDDDIERRQRLGIILEFLGEECAPADSRNYREFLTENRRYLGVVLGTIAPADAKTVLQALHQHDRQAPVLLLSGGIPVQQLEPVLQPHVVGTLDVPLRYAQLLDLLHQCQVCRNNQHATRVGDRSVELFRSLVGNSKATQEVRRLIEHVAQTDASVLVLGETGTGKEVVARNLHYMSARRTKPFVPVNCGAIPADLLESELFGHEKGAFTGAITARQGRFELAQGGTLFLDEIGDMPMALQVKLLRVLQEKTFERVGSNRTVQADVRIIAATHRNLERQVADGKFREDLFYRLNVFPIEMPPLRDRREDIPLLVNELIARLEASGAPAVRLSPNALVSLSRYDWPGNVRELANLIERLAILYPYGVVDVGDLPTKYRHAEGLTVTSAPTLAGEDRSGAMVNSTVAVLPRDGLNLKDYMAELEIAFINQALSEAGGVVARAAERLQMRRTTLVEKMRKYGMGRGEEMTEA, encoded by the coding sequence GTGTGGCGAGAATTGCAGTTGTTGGTGCTGGATGACGATATCGAGCGCCGTCAGCGCCTGGGGATCATCCTGGAGTTTCTGGGTGAGGAGTGCGCCCCTGCCGACAGTCGCAACTATCGGGAATTTCTGACCGAAAACCGCCGCTATCTCGGCGTTGTTCTCGGCACCATCGCGCCGGCCGATGCCAAGACCGTGCTGCAGGCGCTGCATCAGCATGATCGGCAGGCGCCGGTCTTGCTGCTGTCTGGTGGCATTCCGGTGCAACAGTTGGAGCCCGTGCTGCAGCCACATGTGGTCGGCACGCTGGATGTGCCGCTGCGCTACGCACAGTTGCTGGATTTGCTGCATCAATGTCAGGTCTGCCGCAACAACCAGCATGCAACCCGGGTCGGTGATCGGTCAGTTGAATTGTTCCGCAGCCTGGTTGGCAACAGTAAAGCAACGCAGGAAGTGCGCCGCTTGATCGAGCATGTCGCCCAGACCGATGCCAGCGTCTTGGTGCTCGGCGAAACCGGTACCGGCAAAGAAGTTGTCGCCCGCAATCTGCACTACATGTCGGCGCGCCGAACCAAGCCATTCGTGCCGGTCAATTGCGGGGCGATTCCAGCCGACTTGCTGGAAAGCGAGTTGTTTGGTCACGAAAAAGGCGCGTTCACCGGCGCCATCACGGCCCGACAGGGGCGCTTTGAACTGGCGCAGGGCGGTACGCTGTTTCTCGACGAAATCGGCGACATGCCGATGGCGCTGCAAGTCAAATTGCTGCGGGTTCTGCAGGAAAAAACCTTCGAACGGGTCGGCAGTAACCGCACCGTGCAGGCCGATGTCCGGATCATCGCGGCAACGCATCGCAATCTCGAACGTCAAGTTGCTGACGGCAAGTTCCGTGAAGATTTGTTCTACCGGCTGAATGTTTTCCCCATAGAAATGCCGCCACTGCGTGATCGCCGTGAAGACATTCCGTTGCTGGTCAATGAACTGATTGCGCGTCTGGAAGCGAGCGGGGCGCCGGCAGTTCGGCTGTCGCCGAATGCACTGGTCAGCCTGAGCCGTTACGACTGGCCGGGCAATGTCCGCGAGCTGGCCAATCTGATCGAACGTTTGGCGATTCTGTATCCCTATGGCGTGGTCGATGTCGGTGATCTGCCAACCAAGTACCGTCACGCCGAAGGCCTGACGGTTACCTCAGCGCCGACCCTGGCGGGCGAGGATCGCAGTGGCGCCATGGTCAACAGCACGGTCGCTGTGTTGCCGCGTGACGGTCTGAATCTCAAGGACTATATGGCGGAGCTGGAAATCGCCTTTATCAATCAGGCCTTGAGCGAAGCCGGTGGCGTGGTGGCGCGCGCGGCGGAACGGCTGCAGATGCGTCGGACCACTTTGGTCGAGAAGATGCGCAAGTACGGTATGGGTCGCGGCGAGGAAATGACGGAAGCTTGA
- a CDS encoding sensor histidine kinase, translating to MIEAAIRNPSAHPVSAGASVVAAIAGLGAASADSSESLRQGPQASVGPLTTGNEALREVLALLPVGVLLLDASGRVQDANPVAIDLLGVPLLGQRWRDVIARSFEPRADDGHEVSLRDGRRVQIATRAMSNGMGQLVMVSDLTETRRLQARLAQRDRLATIGHLLASLSHQLRTPIASALLCAHQLQKHVAGEALPSRHAARVIERLQHMERQIADMLLVAGGGSPKVELLAVTDLLDRVFELYMPLAQQQGITLCRDAEHVDCFLIGNRDALIGALGNLLDNAFHACQRNAHGSATVSLALSQPNPEHITLSVTDNGCGMSPSVLARLREPFFTTKRTGTGLGLAVVQAVADSHQAKLTISSSVGSGSCFALTLPAASNALARAG from the coding sequence ATGATCGAAGCTGCAATCCGTAATCCTTCAGCCCATCCGGTGTCGGCCGGTGCCAGTGTTGTCGCCGCCATTGCCGGCCTTGGTGCCGCATCGGCGGACTCATCTGAGTCGCTTCGGCAAGGGCCGCAGGCCAGTGTCGGACCGCTCACCACCGGTAATGAAGCGCTGCGCGAAGTGCTGGCCTTGTTGCCGGTTGGCGTGCTGCTGCTTGATGCCTCGGGTCGGGTGCAGGACGCCAATCCGGTTGCGATTGATTTGCTCGGCGTACCCTTGCTCGGCCAGCGCTGGCGCGACGTGATTGCGCGCAGCTTCGAGCCGCGCGCTGACGATGGTCACGAAGTCAGCTTGCGTGACGGTCGCCGGGTGCAAATTGCCACACGCGCCATGAGCAACGGCATGGGCCAGCTGGTGATGGTTTCGGATCTGACCGAAACCCGTCGCTTGCAGGCTCGTCTGGCGCAGCGTGATCGGTTGGCCACTATCGGCCATCTGCTCGCCAGTCTCTCGCATCAATTGCGGACGCCAATCGCCAGCGCCTTGTTGTGCGCCCATCAATTACAGAAACATGTGGCCGGCGAAGCGTTGCCTTCACGGCATGCCGCGCGGGTAATCGAGCGCTTGCAACACATGGAACGTCAAATTGCCGACATGCTGCTCGTTGCCGGCGGTGGCAGCCCGAAAGTGGAACTGCTTGCCGTTACCGATTTGCTTGATCGGGTATTCGAACTTTATATGCCGCTGGCACAGCAGCAGGGCATCACACTGTGCCGCGATGCCGAGCACGTCGATTGCTTTCTGATCGGCAATCGCGATGCCTTGATCGGTGCGCTCGGCAATCTGCTTGACAATGCTTTTCATGCCTGCCAGCGCAATGCGCACGGCAGCGCTACCGTCAGCCTCGCGCTGAGCCAACCGAACCCGGAACACATCACGCTCAGCGTCACCGACAACGGCTGCGGCATGTCGCCATCGGTATTGGCGCGGCTGCGCGAACCATTCTTTACCACCAAACGCACCGGCACTGGACTGGGTCTGGCAGTGGTGCAGGCAGTGGCCGATTCCCATCAGGCGAAATTGACGATCAGCAGCAGCGTCGGCTCTGGCAGCTGCTTTGCACTGACCTTGCCCGCGGCGTCGAACGCCCTGGCCCGCGCCGGTTGA
- the fliE gene encoding flagellar hook-basal body complex protein FliE, producing the protein MSTIDRTQLLQELRALASQAGRTESAGQVLNKSSGVSGVQQFSSLFSQALGNVNQLQQQAEGLQTRVEMGDKSVSLVQAMVASQKASIAFQATVQVRNRLVAAYQDIMNMPI; encoded by the coding sequence ATGAGCACAATTGATCGCACTCAGCTGTTGCAGGAACTGCGCGCCTTGGCCAGTCAGGCCGGCCGAACCGAATCGGCCGGGCAGGTGCTCAACAAGAGCTCGGGGGTCTCGGGTGTTCAGCAATTCAGTAGCTTGTTTTCGCAGGCGCTTGGCAACGTCAATCAATTGCAACAGCAGGCAGAAGGTCTGCAGACGCGCGTTGAAATGGGTGACAAGAGTGTCAGCCTGGTTCAGGCCATGGTCGCGAGCCAGAAAGCCAGCATTGCATTCCAGGCAACGGTACAGGTGCGAAATCGGTTGGTCGCAGCCTATCAGGACATCATGAACATGCCGATTTGA